The Sesamum indicum cultivar Zhongzhi No. 13 linkage group LG6, S_indicum_v1.0, whole genome shotgun sequence genome has a segment encoding these proteins:
- the LOC105164399 gene encoding ubiquitin carboxyl-terminal hydrolase 3 encodes MADSASAKRWLPLEANPDVMNQFLWGLGVAPDEAECFDVYGLDEELLEMVPKPVLAVLFLYPITAKSEEERILQDNALKEPSGGVYFMKQTVGNACGTIGLLHAVGNITSEIKLAEGSYLDNFFKSTAKMDPSERAAFLENDREMEVAHSVAATAGDTEASADVDTHFICFTCVNGQLYELDGRKAGPISHGASSPSTLLQDAAKVIQKFIAKNPDSINFNVIAISKKQ; translated from the exons atggcGGACAGCGCTTCTGCTAAGAGATGGCTTCCTCTTGAAGCTAACCCTGATGTTATGAACCAG TTTCTTTGGGGACTTGGTGTTGCACCGGATGAGGCAGAGTGCTTTGATGTTTATGGGCTTGATGAGGAGCTCTTGGAAATGGTTCCAAAGCCGGTACTGGCTGTGTTATTTCTTTACCCCATAACAGCAAAG AGTGAAGAAGAGAGGATTTTACAAGATAATGCATTAAAG GAGCCTAGTGGTGGAGTTTACTTTATGAAGCAAACTGTGGGAAATGCCTGTGGAACCATTGGGCTTCTTCATGCTGTTGGAAATATCACTTCCGAAATAAAACTTG CTGAGGGGTCGTACCTGGACAATTTCTTCAAATCCACTGCAAAGATGGATCCCTCGGAG CGCGCCGCATTCCTCGAAAATGATAGAGAAATGGAAGTTGCTCATTCAGTTGCAGCAACTGCTGGTGATACTGAG GCATCAGCTGATGTAGACACACATTTCATCTGCTTTACATGTGTGAATG GGCAACTGTATGAGCTTGACGGAAGGAAGGCAGGACCAATTTCACACGGTGCATCTTCCCCAAGCACCTTATTACAG GATGCTGCTAAAGTTATTCAAAAGTTTATCGCGAAAAATCCTGATTCAATCAACTTCAACGTCATTGCTATCTCAAAGAAGCAATGA